A stretch of the Aspergillus puulaauensis MK2 DNA, chromosome 6, nearly complete sequence genome encodes the following:
- a CDS encoding flavin-containing monooxygenase (COG:Q;~EggNog:ENOG410PHTP;~InterPro:IPR020946,IPR036188;~PFAM:PF13450;~go_function: GO:0004499 - N,N-dimethylaniline monooxygenase activity [Evidence IEA];~go_function: GO:0050660 - flavin adenine dinucleotide binding [Evidence IEA];~go_function: GO:0050661 - NADP binding [Evidence IEA];~go_process: GO:0055114 - oxidation-reduction process [Evidence IEA]), whose translation MTNNNLNSFRDVIIVGAGISGINTAHHIQTNLPNFNYSLLESRSNIGGTWDLFRYPGIRSDTDLHTFGFPWNPWHENRAIADGGSIANYLCQSARDAGIDQHILFRYRVVSANWCTEVGLWELDIDIEDNRRVQLQCRFLVLGTGYYDYTEGLEPDIAGLSTNFKGTVAHPQFWPESLDYTDKRVVIIGSGATAITLLPNIATKAAHVTMVQRSPTYIMSIDNQTGSSLRHKVLPQSWAFKIDRWIFMWAIVVIYQACRLFPGWSRKTLQSAVAKQLPDHVPIDPHFVPRYKPWDQRLCFSPNGDFFESLRAGKAHLETGCIKSVAAGSVIMESGKDLDADIIVPATGLKLAIGGRIDVKVDGIQVDLADRYAWRTALLQDVPNLAFMMGYVNASWTLGTETTSQLLCRLLLYMERNRYTTVVPRVPVGSHLQPEPMWNLDATYVKKAAGQMPRCGNIGPWKGRTNYFVDLWKAKYGSITEDVEFDTAGSKA comes from the coding sequence ATGACGAACAACAACTTGAACTCCTTCCGCGATGTGATCATCGTAGGCGCTGGTATTTCCGGAATCAACACTGCCCATCATATCCAAACGAATCTTCCCAATTTCAATTATTCGCTACTTGAATCCCGGAGCAACATCGGGGGTACATGGGACTTATTCCGCTATCCTGGGATCCGCTCTGACACAGACCTGCATACATTCGGGTTCCCGTGGAATCCATGGCATGAAAATAGAGCCATAGCAGATGGCGGATCCATCGCTAATTACCTATGTCAGTCTGCCAGAGATGCGGGTATCGATCAACATATCTTGTTTCGATACCGTGTTGTCTCTGCAAATTGGTGCACCGAAGTGGGACTATGGGAACTGGACATTGATATAGAAGACAACCGCCGTGTGCAGCTGCAATGCCGGTTTCTGGTCTTGGGAACGGGCTACTATGATTACACCGAGGGACTCGAGCCAGATATCGCCGGGCTCTCGACCAACTTCAAGGGCACCGTGGCCCATCCCCAATTCTGGCCCGAGAGCCTGGACTACACCGACAAGCGCGTTGTGATTATTGGCAGCGGTGCAACTGCCATCACGCTTCTACCAAATATCGCCACAAAGGCTGCACATGTCACCATGGTGCAGCGCAGCCCAACATACATCATGTCCATTGACAACCAGACGGGCAGTTCCCTGAGACACAAGGTGCTGCCACAGTCCTGGGCCTTCAAGATCGATAGATGGATATTCATGTGGGCTATTGTCGTGATATACCAGGCCTGTCGGCTCTTCCCCGGGTGGTCCAGAAAGACCCTGCAGTCAGCCGTTGCGAAACAGCTTCCAGACCACGTCCCAATCGACCCCCATTTCGTGCCACGGTATAAGCCCTGGGACCAGCGGCTTTGCTTTTCTCCCAATGGGGACTTCTTCGAGAGCCTGCGCGCTGGTAAAGCTCATCTTGAAACTGGCTGTATCAAATCCGTGGCTGCTGGTTCGGTGATTATGGAGTCAGGCAAGGATCTTGATGCAGATATCATTGTCCCTGCTACTGGGCTCAAGCTTGCTATCGGTGGTCGCATTGACGTCAAAGTCGACGGAATCCAGGTAGACCTTGCGGATCGGTATGCCTGGCGTACGGCGCTCTTGCAGGATGTGCCGAACCTGGCTTTCATGATGGGGTATGTCAATGCGTCTTGGACTCTCGGGACGGAGACTACCAGTCAGCTACTGTGTAGACTCCTGCTATATATGGAGCGGAATAGATACACCACGGTGGTCCCCCGTGTCCCGGTAGGCTCTCACCTGCAGCCGGAACCGATGTGGAACCTCGACGCTACTTATGTTAAAAAGGCAGCGGGACAAATGCCCCGGTGTGGAAACATTGGGCCGTGGAAGGGCCGGACGAACTATTTCGTGGACCTTTGGAAGGCGAAGTATGGAAGCATCACTGAAGACGTGGAGTTTGATACTGCGGGGAGCAAGGCATAG
- a CDS encoding fungal specific transcription factor domain-containing protein (COG:S;~EggNog:ENOG410PNBP) yields MIHPAVSQHSISPSAIDDELLSTEPSAPATQPHDAPSLTECYVQAIKLQDILGDVLYTLYFGTGDKETGDISFNFIAASTANDKLRRGELQMLLNIDNSLSAWERDLPEYLKARNYNFMGFEGNDLFGARTPAFNRQAIILHARYLHVRLIMFRPVLSALFHSSSKETSGQDSSMESAMRNGMLDKGVNLCVSSARDLVELITGNLDLYNQVLPPSWHNVFYMHSCSIVFLICRLCCLSRIQNKEALIESWNKCIAFFRTYQSRSRSAKRCLRIVEAIQTRVFQSQSDPNPVLSSGPSSDKEYRSQTIGDSTWYENIPLPDQGSSPLAFDEATLADQATANWISDPSEMNWLSFFPFVEGLADGISDPQFLQTPFS; encoded by the exons ATGATCCACCCAGCTGTTTCTCAGCACAGCATCTCACCGTCTGCAATCGATGATGAACTATTGAGCACTGAGCCCTCAGCGCCAGCGACTCAGCCCCATGATGCACCCAGTTTAACGGAATGCTATGTCCAAGCCATCAAACTACAGGATATCCTGGGCGACGTGCTCTATACTTTATACTTTGGCACCGGCGATAAGGAAACCGGCGACATcagcttcaacttcatcgcAGCCTCCACGGCAAACGACAAGCTCAGGCGAGGTGAATTGCAAATGCTGCTCAATATAGACAATTCTCTTTCGGCATGGGAGCGAGACTTGCCTGAATATCTGAAAGCCCGGAACTACAATTTTATGGGCTTCGAGGGTAATGACTTGTTTGGTGCAAGGACCCCTGCGTTCAACAGACAGGCAATCATTCTGCATGCCAG ATACCTCCATGTCCGATTAATCATGTTTCGTCCGGTCCTATCGGCTCTCTTccactccagctccaaggAAACCTCAGGACAAGATAGTTCGATGGAGTCAGCTATGCGTAACGGCATGCTGGACAAAGGGGTCAACCTCTGCGTCTCATCAGCTCGCGATCTTGTCGAGCTGATCACAGGGAACCTCGATCTCTACAATCAGGTTCTACCACCGTCGTGGCACAATGTCTTCT ATATGCATAGTTGTTCTATCGTATTTCTTATCTGCCGCCTCTGTTGCCTGAGCCGAATACAGAATAAAGAAGCCCTGATCGAGAGCTGGAACAAATGTATAGCTTTCTTCCGCACATACCAGTCTCGAAGCCGCTCGGCGAAACGATGCCTGCGAATAGTCGAGGCCATTCAAACGCGGGTGTTCCAATCGCAATCTG ACCCGAACCCGGTCTTATCTTCTGGGCCATCATCCGACAAAGAGTATAGGAGTCAGACAATCGGCGATTCCACCTGGTACGAGAATATACCGCTGCCAGATCAGGGCTCGTCTCCGCTGGCCTTTGATGAAGCCACGCTCGCTGACCAGGCCACTGCCAACTGGATCAGCGATCCATCGGAAATGAATTGgctctccttctttccttttgtAGAGGGCCTGGCGGACGGCATTTCGGACCCCCAGTTCCTTCAGACCCCGTTCTCTTAG
- a CDS encoding Zn(II)2Cys6 transcription factor (COG:S;~EggNog:ENOG410PNBP;~InterPro:IPR036864,IPR007219,IPR001138;~PFAM:PF00172,PF04082;~go_function: GO:0000981 - DNA-binding transcription factor activity, RNA polymerase II-specific [Evidence IEA];~go_function: GO:0003677 - DNA binding [Evidence IEA];~go_function: GO:0008270 - zinc ion binding [Evidence IEA];~go_process: GO:0006351 - transcription, DNA-templated [Evidence IEA];~go_process: GO:0006355 - regulation of transcription, DNA-templated [Evidence IEA]): protein MLSEASRGDRKRRRIAIACNECRDRKRKCDGAKPVCGTCAKRGSTAPCIWEEGRNAKGWCHSYVQSLRSRIQHLEQGQAIDENDDASRLEEMTTSHSGRAVPSTPSPRQHIPQEDAESGPRLHELPGEAPQMRDMLSGNVVRASGTTSSRASGNATGSVFVDRHSIMGNHEAGDEAGIDAMGVFGSIGDREGQRSDFYGPSSTLRFLSHARRAMSQSTSTAGAERSQQRNELLGLFQDEGVSVAGSSHPSSLEAPKPSFSFSGHHLSIPPRSQADALLDGYWTYFHSLYPVLHRPSFMEKYMTLWAASSAQTPPQGLEAQPRKGYYAALDEKLFHCLLNLAFALGTQFGTAVVEGDRRELGLIFFKRAKALIDFDILARGDIFLVQMLILMGHYLQSTDMASACWNMVGLAIRVAQGMLFKGNVKPAGNRDAQTSMD from the exons ATGCTATCCGAGGCGTCCAGAGGCGACCGCAAACGACGGCGAATCGCCATTGCCTGCAATGAATGTCGCGACCGCAAGCGAAAATGCGACGGCGCAAAACCAGTCTGCGGTACCTGTGCCAAACGGGGCTCTACCGCACCGTGTATCTGGGAGGAGGGACGGAATGCGAAGGGGTGGTGTCACAG CTACGTCCAGTCGCTGAGAAGCCGAATCCAGCACTTAGAGCAGGGCCAGGCGATTGACGAGAACGATGATGCGTCTCGTCTAGAAGAGATGACTACTAGTCACAGTGGACGTGCGGTTCCATCCACACCCTCACCCCGCCAACACATACCGCAAGAGGATGCCGAATCTGGGCCCCGTCTACATGAGCTGCCAGGCGAGGCACCCCAGATGCGTGATATGCTTTCTGGGAACGTAGTGCGTGCATCAGGCACTACATCCAGCAGAGCCAGCGGGAATGCCACAGGATCAGTATTTGTGGACCGGCACTCGATCATGGGTAACCATGAAGCCGGCGATGAAGCTGGAATTGATGCCATGGGTGTCTTTGGATCCATTGGCGATCGAGAGGGCCAGCGGTCTGACTTCTATGGACCATCCAGCACTCTGAGGTTTCTCAGCCATGCGCGCCGGGCCATGAGTCAAAGCACAAGTACGGCTGGCGCAGAGCGTTCCCAGCAAAGAAATGAACTATTAGGCTTGTTCCAGGACGAAGGTGTCTCGGTGGCAGGAAgttctcatccttcatctCTGGAGGCGCCCAAGCCCAGCTTCAGCTTTTCAGGGCACCATCTCAGTATCCCACCCAGAAGTCAAGCCGATGCACTTCTCGATGGTTACTGGACGTATTTTCATTCTCTGTATCCTGTTCTGCATAGGCCGTCCTTCATGGAGAAATATATGACCCTCTGGGCCGCATCCTCTGCCCAGACTCCCCCCCAGGGACTTGAGGCGCAACCTCGGAAGGGTTACTATGCTGCGCTAGATGAGAAACTCTTCCACTGTCTGTTGAATCTGGCTTTTGCTTTGGGAACTCAGTTCGGTACCGCCGTGGTTGAGGGCGATCGACGCGAGCTTGGTCTGATCTTCTTTAAGCGCGCCAAAGCTCTCATCGACTTTGACATACTTGCCCGAGGAGATATATTCCTGGTGCAGATGCTTATCCTTATGGGTCATTATCTGCAAAGCACCGACATGGCAAGCGCCTGCTGGAATATGGTGGGCCTCGCTATCCGCGTTGCGCAAG GGATGCTGTTCAAGGGGAATGTTAAGCCAGCTGGAAACAGAGATGCGCAGACGAGCATGGACTAG
- a CDS encoding SMP-30/gluconolactonase/LRE family protein (InterPro:IPR011042,IPR013658;~PFAM:PF08450) gives MPSPKQLTHTPIADGLLFGESPRYRNGLIYISDMTGQAIYTIDPSSGAKTQLCVAENQPNGMCFAPDGSLIWSSMFDAKLYRHDSTGTNTIYADLSNIMTGYCGDMAIDASGRVYLDDTGAKVLHGEQPRPGRLLVINTDGSAAVADEDIIFPNALFISNDGRSIYCAETFGYGLLKWDLGSDGTLSNRQKVWSPAAISPTGETGNTPDGIFGIDGGCMDGEGGMWLSMLGLEKFVRLDQEGNITHEIRTKGHATACTLGGDDGKTLFLVSNWFSEDQDGLFAAMKGKRTKCTISYARVDVGKGTARP, from the coding sequence AtgccttctccaaagcagCTCACTCATACACCCATCGCCGATGGCCTCCTTTTCGGGGAATCGCCGCGCTACAGAAACGGCTTGATTTACATCAGCGACATGACCGGCCAGGCGATATACACCATCGACCCATCGTCCGGAGCGAAGACACAGCTGTGCGTGGCCGAGAATCAGCCGAACGGGATGTGTTTCGCGCCCGACGGCTCGCTGATCTGGTCCTCTATGTTCGATGCCAAACTGTACCGCCACGACTCGACCGGCACCAACACAATATACGCAGACTTATCCAACATCATGACTGGATACTGCGGGGACATGGCCATCGACGCCAGCGGCCGTGTGTACCTAGACGACACCGGTGCAAAGGTCCTTCACGGCGAGCAGCCGCGACCAGGCCGTCTGCTGGTCATTAATACGGATGgctctgctgctgtggccGATGAGGATATCATCTTCCCCAATGCGCTGTTTATCAGCAATGACGGAAGGTCGATATACTGTGCCGAGACCTTCGGATATGGACTGTTGAAGTGGGATCTTGGATCAGATGGCACGTTGTCGAATCGCCAGAAAGTATGGTCGCCCGCAGCCATCTCGCCTACGGGGGAGACTGGGAACACCCCGGATGGGATATTCGGAATAGACGGTGGATGTATGGACGGGGAAGGGGGGATGTGGCTCAGTATGCTGGGTCTGGAGAAATTTGTCCGCCTTGACCAGGAAGGGAATATCACCCATGAGATCAGGACGAAGGGCCACGCCACCGCTTGCACTCtgggaggtgatgatggtaaAACGCTGTTTTTGGTTAGCAATTGGTTTTCGGAGGACCAGGATGGTCTTTTCGCGGCGATGAAGGGGAAGCGGACAAAGTGTACTATTAGCTACGCCAGGGTGGATGTTGGCAAAGGAACTGCACGGCCATAG
- a CDS encoding amidohydrolase family protein (COG:S;~EggNog:ENOG410PP0G;~InterPro:IPR006680,IPR032466,IPR032465;~PFAM:PF04909;~go_function: GO:0016787 - hydrolase activity [Evidence IEA];~go_function: GO:0016831 - carboxy-lyase activity [Evidence IEA]) has protein sequence MSWEVRLNSTAVQTSGGDPSGWFIPDWTPELDEKVNQQFGITTSILSLTAPGACILKDPQASADLARKTNEYAAQLRDSNPQKYGFLAALPNIQNKQLALDEIAYAYDVLKADGVVLFTRYGEDNHYLGHPDFTDIWAELNRRSAVILVHPTHPVDISQVSGLPQPVIRYPFETTQTALDMLYNKTVRNNPNCKIILSHAGGTLPYLLGRPASILTKTQEELDAFWDDARSLYYDTAVAGSENVLRIMEKFAKPGNLLYGSDTPYANNDIIRFHTGRQDAYRFEDPGLAARINRGNALDLFPRLK, from the exons ATGTCATGGGAAGTTCGCCTCAATTCAACAG CCGTGCAAACCTCTGGCGGTGATCCGTCCGGCTGGTTTATCCCTGATTGGACCCCAGAGCTTGACGAAAAGGTCAATCAGCAGTTCGGTATCACGACCAGCATCCTCTCGTTGACTGCCCCGGGTGCTTGTATCCTCAAAGACCCCCAGGCATCCGCAGACCTGGCACGCAAGACAAATGAATACGCCGCTCAACTCCGCGACTCTAACCCCCAGAAATacggcttcctcgccgcGCTGCCCAACATCCAGAACAAGCAGCTCGCCCTGGACGAAATAGCCTACGCCTACGACGTCCTCAAGGCCGACGGCGTGGTCCTCTTCACCCGCTACGGTGAAGACAACCACTACCTCGGCCACCCCGACTTCACGGACATCTGGGCAGAGCTCAACCGCCGCTCAGCAGTGATCCTGGTACATCCCACCCACCCTGTCGACATCAGCCAAGTCAGCGGCCTTCCTCAGCCTGTCATCCGATACCCATTTGAAACCACCCAGACGGCCCTGGATATGCTCTACAACAAGACGgtccgcaacaaccccaactgcaagatcatcctctcccacGCCGGCGGTACCCTCCCTTACCTGCTTGGCCGACCCGCTAGCATCCTGACCAAGACGCAGGAGGAGCTCGATGCGTTCTGGGACGATGCCCGCAGCTTGTACTACGATACGGCCGTGGCGGGCTCTGAGAATGTGCTGCGAATTATGGAGAAGTTCGCGAAGCCTGGTAATCTTCTTTATGGAAGCGACACCCCGTATGCGAATAATGATATCATCCGGTTTCACACTGGCCGACAGGATGCGTATCGGTTCGAGGATCCTGGTCTGGCGGCTAGGATTAACCGTGGGAATGCCTTGGATTTGTTCCCGCGGCTGAAGTAG
- a CDS encoding SDR family NAD(P)-dependent oxidoreductase (COG:Q;~EggNog:ENOG410PJB5;~InterPro:IPR002347,IPR036291,IPR020904;~PFAM:PF00106,PF13561,PF08659;~go_function: GO:0016491 - oxidoreductase activity [Evidence IEA];~go_process: GO:0055114 - oxidation-reduction process [Evidence IEA]) — MAGIPGLLAGKVSIVTGASSGLGRAIALAFSNHGATVVCADRDASSKGHDEPTDKLIRSGGGQSLFVPTDVTKAASVKDLVEAATDQFGRMDVMVNNAGVAPEASEPRPVNETSEEVFDSTWQVNVRGVFLGCKYAGAQMLKQPKLPGHHSAGSIINLSSVLGVVGLSGTPAYAASKGAVVALTRTVAMDYAPHGIHCNSILPGFTRTPMIASMSEDGEMEKTLIDCHPLQRIGEPEEIANAAVFLAGHYSKGITGVNLSVDGGLHAQLRLK; from the exons ATGGCCGGAATTCCAGGACTACTCGCGGGGAAAGTCTCGATTGTCACGGGCGCCTCCTCGGGTCTAGGGCGCGCAATTGCACTGGCATTTAGTAACCATGGGGCAACCGTCGTCTGCGCAGACCGCGATGCGTCGAGTAAGGGCCATGACGAGCCGACAGACAAGCTCATCCGCTCCGGAGGTGGTCAGAGTCTATTTGTTCCTACTGATGTCACAAAGGCAGCCAGTGTCAAGGATCTGGTCGAAGCGGCGACGGACCAGTTCGGGCGCATGGACGT caTGGTCAACAATGCAGGTGTTGCCCCGGAGGCATCGGAACCGCGCCCAGTGAATGAAACGAGCGAAGAGGTCTTTGACTCGACGTGGCAGGTTAATGTGCGCGGCGTGTTTCTCGGCTGCAAGTATGCCGGCGCGCAGATGCTGAAGCAGCCAAAGCTTCCAGGCCATCACAGTGCTGGTAGTATCATCAACCTCTCGTCGGTCCTGGGCGTTGTTGGGCTTTCGGGGACACCGGCGTATGCAGCCTCGAAGGGAGCAGTGGTGGCTCTGACGCGCACTGTGGCCATGGACTACGCTCCGCATGGAATTCATTGTAACTCGATCCTGCCGGGAT TTACGCGGACACCTATGATCGCTTCGATGAGTGAGGatggcgagatggagaagacacTGATCGACTGCCACCCGCTACAGCGCATCGGCGAgccggaggagattgcgaaTGCTGCTGTCTTCCTGGCGGGCCACTATTCGAAAGGAATAACCGGTGTGAACCTTTCGGTCGACGGGGGGTTGCATGCTCAGTTGCGGCTGaaatag